A segment of the Corynebacterium liangguodongii genome:
GAGGTCATTCGTCGCTTCGACGCCCCCACCCAGGCCAGCCCCGACATCCGCCCGGAGCCGAACAGCGATCCGGACATGTTGCTGCGGGACTTCTTCGCCGCCTCGGCGGTGCCGGCGGCGAACTACGAGGGGGCGCGCAGCTTCCTCACCGAGCAGGCGCGGCAGGCGTGGGACCCGTCGACCTCGACCATCGTCGTCGATCGCATAAGCATCAACACCCTCGCCGGAGGGGGTGAGACCCAGAGCTTTAACGTGCAGGGCAACGTCGTCGGCGAGCTGCTACCCGGCGGCGCGTTCGTGCCCACCCGGCAGGGCTACGAGGCGACGATGGAGCTCGAGCGGGTCGACGGGCAGTGGCGGATCTCCTCCCTGCCCCCCGGCACGGTGATCGAGCGCTCGGAGATGCGCAACCGGTACCAGCCGTACAACGTCTTCTACTACGCCCGCGGGGCACGCGAAATCGTGCCCGACCGCCGCTGGGTCCACGCCGGGCGCGACTCGCTGGAAACGGCCGTCATCTCCCTGCTGCTTGCGGGCCCGTCCACGCGGCTGCGTGACGTCGTCGACTTCGAGATCCCCCCGGAGGCCGCCTACACCGGCGTCCAGGACGGGGCATACGCCTTTACCGGGCTGAGCAAGCTGAGCGAGAACCAGCGCGTGCGCTTCGCCTCGCAGCTCGTCTGGACCCTCTCGAGCATCGGCATCAACCGCCCCGTCGCGATTACCGCCGACGGTGACCCGCTCGTGCCGGGGGTGGAGACCTTCAGCCGGGAGGACTTCGCCGACGCCAACCCGCAAGCCTCGCACGCGGCGGAGGACAACCTCTACACGTTGGCCAACCAGAGCCTGTTCAAGGTGGACGACGGCAAGGCTGAACCCCTCGACGGCCAGCTCGCCGAGCAGGGATCGATCGCCTCGGCCGACATCGGCGCCGGGGGCAACTACGCGGTGGTAACGGGCAAGGACGGCGAGCAGGTGCTCAAGATTGGCGAGTTTGACAAGGGCTCCACAGAGGTCGCGCGCGCCAAGAACTTCACCCGCCCGGCCTACGAACGCGGCAAGGCGGGCGTGTGGGTCGTCGCCGACGGCAAGCGCGTGGTGCGCTTCACGCGCGCGGCCACGGGGGAGTTCGCCTCCAGCGATGTGGCCGTGGACATGCCTGACGGGGTCGATGGCAGCATCTCGGTGCTGCGGCTCTCGCCGACCGGCGTGCGCGCGGTGATGGTGGTCGAGGGCACGCTGTATACGGGCATCGTCGAGCAGGACCAGGGCGGCCAGCGCCGCATCACCAACGTGCTGGAGTACGCCCCGGACTTAGCGGGCAACGTCATCGCCGCGGATTGGCAGGCGGACGGCTCGATTGTCGTGGGTACCTCCAACCCGGGCTCACCCGTGGTGCGCGTGGAGCAGGACGGATCGGGCACCACGGGCAAGCCGATCGGTAACATCACCGCGCCGGTGGTCGCGGTGGCGGCCGGGGCCGGGATGGTCTACGCGACCGATGCCAACGCGGTGCTGCAGATGCCCGATAGCGCCGACGGCGCCGCGGAGGCTACGAACTGGCGTGAGGTGCCCGGCCTCCAGGGCGTGCGCTCGGTACCGATCGTGGCGCGCTAGGCCCACGCAACTAGGCTCGCGGCCAAGGAAGACATTGGGGGAGGAGGCGGAGACGATGGGGGGATTGCTCGAGCTGGTGCTCCCGCGCAGGTGCGCGGGGTGCCAGGCAGCCGGGGACGTGCTCTGCGCGCGGTGTCGGCGCGAGCTAGAGCGCGTGCCGTACCGGATGGCGCCCTCCGTCGACGCGTTTGTGCCCGTGTTCGCGCTCGGCCCGTATTCGGGGGCGCACCGCGGGGTGGTGCTGGCGATGAAGGAGCGGGGCAACCTCGCCGTGCGCGCCCACTGCGGCGCGGTCCTCGGCGCCGCGCTCGCCCACCTCGAGGCGCGCGGGGAGATCCCGGCCGGGGCGGGGCTCGTCCCGGCGCCGACCCGCCCCCGCTCCGCGCGGAGGCGCGGGGGCGACCCGGTGGAGGCGATGTGCCGGGCGAGCGGGCGGGCGACCTACCCGGTGCTCTACTTGCGGGATTCGGCCCGCGACCAGGCGGAGCTGAGCGCCGCGGAGCGCCGCGCCAACCTGGCGGGGGCGGTGGCGTGGCGCGGGGCGGTCCCTCCCGGCGACCTCGTCGTGGTCGACGATGTGGTCACGACAGGGGCGACGCTTGGGGCGAGCGTCGCCACGCTGCTTGGGCGCGCTGCTCACGTGCGCGCGTGCGTCGCTCTGTGCGCCGCGTGAGGCGGGGAGCCGGGGGCTTGCTGTGCCGTGGAACCCGCACGGAATTGGCGGCGCATTGTGCGCCATATGGTTATGACCAGTTGTATACTTGAAAGCGGATCCCATTCCTACGACACCAAGGGAGGAAGCAGATGACCGCATCTGAATTCGCCGAAGAGACCCGCGCAGAACAACCCGAGGCGCAGGTCACCATCACCGGCCGAAACGTCGAGGTCCCCGAGCACTTCCAGGAGCGAGTCAACGCGAAGCTCGCGAAGATTGAAAAGCTCGACCCGACGCTGAACTTCTTCCACGTCGAGCTCACCCACGAGCCGAACCCGCGCCGGGAGGCGCACGCCCAGCGCATCCAGATCACCGCCACCGGCAAGGGCCACCTCGCCCGCGCCGAGGCGAAGGAGGACAGCTTCTACGCCGCGCTCGAATCGGCGATTGGCAAGCTCGAGCGCTCGCTGCACAAGGTGAAGGTTCGCCGCGAGATCGCCCGCTCGGGCCACCGTGCGCCGAAGTCCGCCGGCGAGATCGCCGCGGAGCTCGAGGCGGAGGCCCGACAGGCCCGGCAGGCGCGGCAGGCGCAGGAGGGCGCCTACGACGTCGACCCCTACGAGGGTCGTGTCGAAGATATCGTGCCCGGCCAGATCGTGCGCCGCAAGGAGCACCCGGCGACGCCGATGAGCGTGGATGATGCGCTCTCCGAGATGGAATTGGTAGGTCATGACTTCTACCTGTTTACCGATGCCGAGACGATGCGCCCCTCGGTTGTCTACCGCCGCCACGCCTACGATTACGGTTTGATCTCGTTGGTTGACTCGAACGAGTAACGTGCGTGCGTACAATGGCCGGTTAGTAAAGCCTACTAACCGGCCAATTGCCCGCCGAGAACATTTACCGCAGTAAAGGACCCCACCTACGTGTTTGGATTATCCAAGCTTCTCCGAGCCGGAGAAGGTCGCACTGTCAAGCGCCTGAGCAAGATCGCCGACCAGGTCATCGCGCTCGAGGACGACTACGCCGCGCTCAGCGACGCGGAGCTGAAGGCGAAGACCGCGGAGTTTCGCACTCTCCTCGCCGACGGGGCGAGCATGGATGAGATTCTGCTCGATGCGTTTGCCACCGCGCGCGAGGCGTCGTGGCGCGTGCTTGGGCAGAAGCACTTCAAGGTGCAGATCATGGGCGGCGCGGCGCTGCACTTCGGCTCCGTGGCAGAGATGAAGACTGGCGAGGGCAAGACGCTGACCTCGGTGCTGCCCGCCTACCTCAACGGCCTGGCGGGCAAGGGCGTGCATATCGTCACCGTGAACGACTACCTGGCCAAGCGCGACGCGGAGATGATGGGCCGCGTCCACCACTTCCTTGGCCTTGACGTCGGCGTGATCCTCTCCGAGATGCGCCCGCCCGAGCGGAAGAAGGCCTACGCCGCCGACATCACCTACGGGACGAACAACGAGCTCGGCTTCGACTACCTGCGCGACAACATGACCCGCTCGACCGCGGACATGGTGCAGCGCGGTCACGCCTTCGCCATCGTCGACGAGGTCGACTCGATTCTTATCGACGAAGCCCGCACGCCCCTGATCATCTCCGGGCCGGTCGATGGTTCCAGCCAGTTCTTCTCCGTTTTTGCTCAGCTCGCACCGAGGATGCGCGAGGGCATCCACTACGAGGTGGATAAGCGCAAGCGCACCATCGGCGTGACGGAGGAGGGCGTGGAGTTCGTCGAGGACCAGCTCGGCATCGACAACCTGTATGCCCCGGAGCACTCCCAGCTGGTGTCCTACCTCAACAACGCGATCAAGGCCAAGGAGCTCTTCGAGCGCGACAAGGACTACATCGTGCGCAAGGGAGAGGTCTTAATCGTCGATAGCTTCACCGGCCGCGTGCTCTCGGGCCGCCGCTACAACGAGGGGATGCACCAGGCGATCGAGGCGAAGGAAAACGTCGAGATCAAGAACGAAAACCAGACCCTGGCGACGGTGACCCTGCAGAATTACTTCCGCCTCTACGACAAGCTCGCCGGCATGACCGGTACCGCGGAGACGGAGGCCGCCGAGCTCCACCAGATCTACGGCCTCGACGTCGTGGCCATCCCGCCGAACAAGGAAAACCAGCGCGTCGACCGCGATGATTTGGTCTACAAAACCCAGGAGGCGAAGTTCGCTGCGGTGGCAGATGATATCGCCGAGCACGTGGAGAAGGGCCAGCCGGTGCTCGTGGGCACGACCTCGGTGGAGCGCTCCGAGTACCTCTCGCAGCTGCTCACCCGCAAGGGCGTGAAGCACAACGTGCTCAACGCCAAGCACCACGAGGAGGAGGGGCGCATCATCGCCGAGGCCGGCCTGCCGGGCAAGGTGACTGTCTCGACGAACATGGCCGGCCGCGGTACCGACATCGTGCTCGGCGGCAACCCCGAGGTGTTGCTCGACGCGCAGCTGCAGGAGCAGGGGCTCGATCCCTTCGAGGATGCGGAACGCTACCAGGAGCAGTGGGAAGCGCTTCTGCCCGCGGCCCGCGAGCGCTCCCAGGAGCTCGGCGATAAGGTGCGCGAGGCCGGCGGGCTCTACGTCATCGGCACCGAGCGCCACGAGTCCCGCCGCATCGATAACCAGCTGCGCGGCCGCTCCGGCCGCCAGGGCGATCCGGGCGAGACCCGCTTCTACCTCTCCATGCGCGATGACCTCATGGTGCGCTTCGTCGGCCAGTCGATGGAGAATATGATGAACCGCCTCAACGTGCCGGACGATGTGCCGATCGAGGCGAAGATGGTCTCCAACGCGATCAAGGGCGCGCAGAGCCAGGTGGAGAACCAGAACTTCGAGATGCGCAAGAACGTGCTGAAGTACGACGAGGTGCTCAACGAGCAGCGCAAGGTGGTCTACCGAGAGCGCCAGGAGATCCTCGCCTCGGCCGACCTGAAGGAACAGGTGCGCCGCATGATCACAGACACCGTCGGCGCCTACGTCGACGGCGCGACGGCAACCGGCTACGTCGAGGATTGGGACCTCGATGAGCTCTGGAGTGCGCTCGATTCTCTCTACGGCCCGAGCGTTACCGCGCGCGAGCTTGTCGACGGCTCAGACTACGGCCGCCCGGGCGAGCTCACTGCCACGGAGCTGCGCGAGGCGCTCGTGGCTGACGCGCAGGCGCAGTACGACGCGCTGGAGGGACAGGTCGCCGCGATCGGCGGGGAGGCGCAGATGCGCAACGTCGAGCGCATGGTCATTTTGCCGATTATCGACGCGAAGTGGCGCGAACACCTCTACGAGATGGACTACCTCAAAGAGGGCATCGGCCTGCGCGCCATGGCGCAGCGCGACCCGCTGGTGGAGTACCAAAAAGAGGGCGGGGAGATGTTCCAGGCGATGGAGGAGGCCGTCCAGGAGGAAACCGTGCGCCAGCTGTTCATGATGCGCAGGCAGTTCGAGCAGCAATCGGGCGAGCAGCCCGTCGCGCAGGCCTAGCCCGCCCCTCCCCTCAGAGCACCTTGAAGGAGACGAGCGCTCCATCGCGCACGCGGGCGGCGTAGCCGAAGCGTCGGCCGCCGGCGTCGACGGTGCCGAAGAACTCCCCGCCCTCGCGGGCGTGGCAGCTCACGATGCGCACGGGACCGTGGGCCGTGGCTGCGGCGGCAAGCCTGCGCCTGGCGTTGATGTGGTTGCGCACCCCGAGGGCGTAGAGCTTGGAGGTGAGCGTGGCCGCTTCGCGCACCCCGAAGGCGGCGTCGAGCGCGCCGCGCACGAGGGGAGAGACGGCGGCGGCCTCCGAGGTGGGGGCGCGGCGGGCAGGCGGCGCGGTGCGCGGGGTGATGATGCGCATGTACTGGTGCCCTGGCACGGGGTAGTAGGTGGTGCGCACGGCGGCCGTTCCTCCTTGGCAGGTTGTGTGTTCCACGCAGCAGGTAGGATTGTGTCACGATTCGCGCGGCCGGAGGGGGCCTCGCGCGCACACTTTAGTATGCACGGCTTTTGTGCACAGACAGACAAGGGGTTGGAAGCAGGATGCAGGCACTGATTATTGACTACGCAGGGGTGCTCGATACCGACGCCGAGGATAAGCGCCGCTGGCGCCAGTTGATCTCTGCGGTGAAAGAAGTCGGAATCAAAACCGCCATTTTGTCCAACGCAAACGG
Coding sequences within it:
- a CDS encoding ComF family protein, which codes for MGGLLELVLPRRCAGCQAAGDVLCARCRRELERVPYRMAPSVDAFVPVFALGPYSGAHRGVVLAMKERGNLAVRAHCGAVLGAALAHLEARGEIPAGAGLVPAPTRPRSARRRGGDPVEAMCRASGRATYPVLYLRDSARDQAELSAAERRANLAGAVAWRGAVPPGDLVVVDDVVTTGATLGASVATLLGRAAHVRACVALCAA
- the secA gene encoding preprotein translocase subunit SecA produces the protein MFGLSKLLRAGEGRTVKRLSKIADQVIALEDDYAALSDAELKAKTAEFRTLLADGASMDEILLDAFATAREASWRVLGQKHFKVQIMGGAALHFGSVAEMKTGEGKTLTSVLPAYLNGLAGKGVHIVTVNDYLAKRDAEMMGRVHHFLGLDVGVILSEMRPPERKKAYAADITYGTNNELGFDYLRDNMTRSTADMVQRGHAFAIVDEVDSILIDEARTPLIISGPVDGSSQFFSVFAQLAPRMREGIHYEVDKRKRTIGVTEEGVEFVEDQLGIDNLYAPEHSQLVSYLNNAIKAKELFERDKDYIVRKGEVLIVDSFTGRVLSGRRYNEGMHQAIEAKENVEIKNENQTLATVTLQNYFRLYDKLAGMTGTAETEAAELHQIYGLDVVAIPPNKENQRVDRDDLVYKTQEAKFAAVADDIAEHVEKGQPVLVGTTSVERSEYLSQLLTRKGVKHNVLNAKHHEEEGRIIAEAGLPGKVTVSTNMAGRGTDIVLGGNPEVLLDAQLQEQGLDPFEDAERYQEQWEALLPAARERSQELGDKVREAGGLYVIGTERHESRRIDNQLRGRSGRQGDPGETRFYLSMRDDLMVRFVGQSMENMMNRLNVPDDVPIEAKMVSNAIKGAQSQVENQNFEMRKNVLKYDEVLNEQRKVVYRERQEILASADLKEQVRRMITDTVGAYVDGATATGYVEDWDLDELWSALDSLYGPSVTARELVDGSDYGRPGELTATELREALVADAQAQYDALEGQVAAIGGEAQMRNVERMVILPIIDAKWREHLYEMDYLKEGIGLRAMAQRDPLVEYQKEGGEMFQAMEEAVQEETVRQLFMMRRQFEQQSGEQPVAQA
- a CDS encoding LpqB family beta-propeller domain-containing protein, with product MLVAAAVAAGLVMGSCAALPTDSEPEVIRRFDAPTQASPDIRPEPNSDPDMLLRDFFAASAVPAANYEGARSFLTEQARQAWDPSTSTIVVDRISINTLAGGGETQSFNVQGNVVGELLPGGAFVPTRQGYEATMELERVDGQWRISSLPPGTVIERSEMRNRYQPYNVFYYARGAREIVPDRRWVHAGRDSLETAVISLLLAGPSTRLRDVVDFEIPPEAAYTGVQDGAYAFTGLSKLSENQRVRFASQLVWTLSSIGINRPVAITADGDPLVPGVETFSREDFADANPQASHAAEDNLYTLANQSLFKVDDGKAEPLDGQLAEQGSIASADIGAGGNYAVVTGKDGEQVLKIGEFDKGSTEVARAKNFTRPAYERGKAGVWVVADGKRVVRFTRAATGEFASSDVAVDMPDGVDGSISVLRLSPTGVRAVMVVEGTLYTGIVEQDQGGQRRITNVLEYAPDLAGNVIAADWQADGSIVVGTSNPGSPVVRVEQDGSGTTGKPIGNITAPVVAVAAGAGMVYATDANAVLQMPDSADGAAEATNWREVPGLQGVRSVPIVAR
- the hpf gene encoding ribosome hibernation-promoting factor, HPF/YfiA family: MTASEFAEETRAEQPEAQVTITGRNVEVPEHFQERVNAKLAKIEKLDPTLNFFHVELTHEPNPRREAHAQRIQITATGKGHLARAEAKEDSFYAALESAIGKLERSLHKVKVRREIARSGHRAPKSAGEIAAELEAEARQARQARQAQEGAYDVDPYEGRVEDIVPGQIVRRKEHPATPMSVDDALSEMELVGHDFYLFTDAETMRPSVVYRRHAYDYGLISLVDSNE